One Anaeromicrobium sediminis genomic region harbors:
- a CDS encoding peptidase associated/transthyretin-like domain-containing protein → MSPWENLPQEIQINDSTKKNDVIETEYLTEKDNTEKTLDQSSIQKSMHDLGQDQHLETHPSQFNFQNVQLTMDNNMDNFAGKIAGVIYSKSNREITPNAIVLLYFGSYDDSKTYPVCQTKSDDNGNFVIENLPPGYYTLYAYLGRYFKEKIYNIKIMPGQNHHQSILLKKVEDDLG, encoded by the coding sequence ATGAGTCCATGGGAAAATCTTCCACAAGAAATCCAAATTAATGATTCTACTAAAAAAAATGATGTGATTGAAACAGAATACCTAACAGAAAAAGACAATACTGAAAAAACTCTAGATCAATCTAGTATTCAAAAAAGCATGCATGATTTAGGCCAAGACCAGCACCTAGAAACCCATCCTTCCCAATTTAATTTCCAAAATGTTCAATTAACTATGGATAATAATATGGATAACTTTGCTGGTAAAATCGCTGGAGTAATCTATTCAAAAAGTAATAGGGAAATCACTCCAAATGCAATTGTTTTACTATACTTTGGATCCTATGATGATTCTAAGACATATCCAGTATGCCAAACTAAATCAGATGATAATGGAAACTTCGTCATCGAAAATTTGCCACCAGGCTATTATACCTTATATGCATATCTTGGAAGATATTTTAAGGAGAAAATATACAATATAAAAATCATGCCTGGACAAAATCATCACCAATCTATACTTCTAAAAAAAGTTGAAGATGATCTTGGTTAA
- a CDS encoding Na+/H+ antiporter NhaC family protein: MNNKKSSLALLPLLVFLVMYLVTSIIIGDFYKMPVSVSFLVASIVAICMNPKEKISHKIEIFCKGAGNTNIIIMCFIFILAGAFAGVAREMGAVDSTVNLGLSILPGNILIAGIFVIGCFISLSIGTSVGTIVALSPVAIGLAEKIDISLGLALGAVISGAMFGDNLSMISDTTIAAARTQGCEMRDKFRMNFLIVVPAAIVTGIIFVLIGNGNNTAIGGDHPYSIIKVVTYLVVLIGALSGINVFVVLTGGTLFAGVVGIMTNSFDIWGFVSAVSNGINGMAEIIIISLLIGGMVEVIKFNGGINFLLDFIRNRISSKRGAEFGIALLVGVVDLCTANNTIAIVMTGPIAKDIADEYNIEPKRSASILDTFSCFCQGIIPYGAQILVAVGVASNKVSSFDIMRYLYYPYLMGICAVIAILIGVPKLKEA; the protein is encoded by the coding sequence ATGAATAATAAAAAAAGTAGTTTAGCATTGTTACCATTATTAGTTTTCTTAGTTATGTATTTAGTAACATCTATTATAATAGGAGATTTTTATAAGATGCCTGTAAGTGTATCTTTTCTAGTGGCTAGCATAGTAGCCATCTGTATGAATCCTAAGGAGAAGATTTCTCATAAAATAGAGATTTTTTGCAAAGGGGCAGGAAACACTAATATTATAATCATGTGCTTTATATTCATATTAGCAGGAGCCTTTGCTGGGGTGGCTAGAGAAATGGGAGCTGTAGATTCTACAGTAAACTTAGGTCTCAGCATATTACCAGGAAACATATTAATAGCAGGAATATTTGTAATTGGTTGTTTCATATCCCTATCTATAGGAACTTCTGTGGGGACTATAGTTGCCCTATCACCAGTGGCCATAGGGTTAGCTGAAAAGATAGACATATCTTTAGGCCTTGCTTTAGGTGCTGTAATTAGTGGAGCCATGTTTGGAGATAACCTATCTATGATATCAGATACTACTATTGCAGCGGCACGTACTCAAGGTTGTGAGATGAGAGATAAATTTAGGATGAACTTCTTAATAGTAGTACCAGCAGCCATTGTAACAGGGATTATATTTGTTTTAATAGGAAATGGAAACAATACTGCCATAGGAGGAGACCATCCATACAGTATAATTAAAGTAGTTACTTATTTAGTGGTATTAATAGGAGCTTTATCAGGAATAAATGTATTTGTAGTTTTAACTGGAGGAACATTATTTGCAGGAGTTGTAGGTATTATGACAAATTCCTTTGACATATGGGGTTTTGTATCAGCCGTATCTAATGGAATCAATGGTATGGCAGAGATTATAATAATATCCTTATTAATTGGTGGTATGGTTGAAGTAATCAAATTTAACGGTGGAATTAATTTCTTACTAGATTTTATTAGAAATAGAATATCTAGTAAAAGGGGAGCTGAATTTGGAATTGCCCTATTAGTTGGTGTGGTTGATTTGTGTACAGCTAACAATACTATTGCCATAGTAATGACAGGTCCAATTGCTAAAGATATAGCAGATGAGTATAATATAGAACCAAAGAGATCAGCTAGTATACTAGATACTTTTTCATGCTTCTGCCAGGGGATTATTCCCTATGGAGCTCAAATTCTTGTGGCAGTGGGAGTGGCATCAAATAAGGTTTCTTCATTTGATATAATGAGATATTTATACTACCCCTACTTAATGGGAATATGTGCAGTAATAGCCATATTAATAGGAGTGCCAAAGCTTAAAGAAGCATAA